The nucleotide sequence ATACTGGTAATGAAGAATACTAGCAGAGGATGAAGCAAGTGAAAGAGAGAACCAACCTTCTCTGGGTAGTATTCAaaagtcttcttcttcactccaGCTTCGTATATATTGCATTGAGAGAACACCTGAGATTTGAAGAAAGTAACTTTATGACCTAAAGCTATTGGCTTTCTAGACAAACAGACAGCTATACATAAAGTAAGAGTTTTTACCTGCGCTTCTACGCTGGCACAGACAGCATATATCCCCCAGTTTCTTGTATAATTGTTATACAAATGAACTTTACCAAACCTGAGACGAGGATGCCTCTGCCTAGTTCCATCAAAGAAACAATGATGAATCGTCACTCTGATACACCTATCATCAACATGAGAAGGATCTGCTCCAATCAACATCGTCTTATCATGCTGCCCAAAGTAACATCTGTAAaaccaaaaacacaaaaacTAAGCACCAGTCACAACACTCACAAGTAAACCATAAACATAGGCTCCAAATGGTAACAGCAGATTGAGCAGTGCAGGACAAGCGGTATAACTGCGGTAaggttttaacagttataaaaatatatagatatatggtatatgtagagatttttgttactgttaagtACGGTGCGGGATGGAGCGGTTGGAAACATTCGGAGCCATAAACCTAACCTAACCTCACCTAGAAACAGTGATATCAGTGCTCTGTCTAGTGATATCAATAAGCCCATCATCGTAATCTCTCAAGCTACACCTATCAATCCAAATGTGTCTAGACTTTGGCTTAATCTGAATCCCATCGACATCATGGCCTCTCCCGCCTTCAAACTCCAAGTTGCAAATGATGATATGTTCACATTCTTTGAGTCTGATCCCTTTCCCTGTGAGCTTGATCCGTTGTCCTCTCCCATCGATCGTCTTGTGAGAGGAGACGCTCAAGTATGAATTGAGGTGTATAGTTCCGGAGACCGCGAACACGATCCATAACGGCTCTCTCCTCCTACCTCCTTCGCGGAGAGATCCAGGTCCATCATCTAACAACCAATCACACAATCGATTCGAAAGCGAAATTAAGATCGAGTTACGCGGAGATTCGTGGATATGTTCAACGATTGTAGATCGAACCTGCGAGAGATGTGACGACGTAGAGATCGCCGTGGAGACCACCGACGGCGAAGCGGCCGAAACCCTCGGCGCGGCCGGCTAAAGCTCTGAGGTTGCAATCGACGTCGGCGTATGGTAGCGTTGTCATCGTTTCGTCCTTATGCGACGTCGTCTCGTGTGTCTTTGAGTTTTCTTTGAGAAGCTATTATTATCTTTGAGAAAGTACGAAAAACGTTAGAACCAAAAATAGTATTGAATGTAAAATTGAGAATTTAACAGTCTCATAAAATagtaatatagtatatatagttttttttttttgggatcaaaAATAGTATATAGTTTAAATGGTAAAAACTAAACAGTTAAGGATTTTCCTTTCCTTTACACAAATTATTATGAATAGGGTTTGAAAAGTAATTATTGTATGAGTTTCTCCAATTTTGATAGttctattcattattttattgatatttaatttaattactgagaactttttttatcatatttgtAAGTTTCTATGTTAGGGAGTTATCACATGATCTTAGCATGAAAAATATCTTaagtttttgagaaaataaatGAGAGTGATCAGAGATTCTGATTTGAGAATTTGTAAAATCGATATTAACAATTACTGATATATGTGTTCTTTTTAGATGGTTTAATTTTCTCTTACTACtaaaatttaactatataattcaaatatcttcaaattttatattatattggtTAAATACTTATTTCAAGAGTTCCTGACACTGGAGATGATTTTCTGGTTACTGATGAACACATGTTATATACCAAAAACATAGCTTTAACCCAGAATTTGCTTGATGCCATAATCCTAACACCATTGTTGGCCATTTGGCTTTAGTGATGAGCTGGTATATTGTCAAATTTACAGATTTGGAAAAGTGATGTCGAGACGTGGCTTTCACCGCATACCGCCTTCTGATTAATTTTGTTTGCATGTTTCTAAAGCCGAACCAACCAAAAAATGTATGACTTACGTTGATCTTGTTGAGACTAGTGAGTCGCCACAAATAGAGCTTGCTAGTGCGAGTTGAGGTATCCGGGTTTCAGCTCTATGTTTCCTACCTCGGTGGTAGTTGGTAGCTAGGCTGAGGTTTCTTGTCGATTGGTGCTTTGCAAAACTGCGTAAAAATGATGTAAATCAGTTAAAGTAACGTCTTAGGTAAGTCAATTTCTACTGAATGAAGCTTTATACTTATCTCAGGCCCATAAAAAAGCTCAAACTAATTTACAAAGGAGTAGTGCGGTCCACGTACAAACTCTCACTGTGAATATTCAAATAGGCCGTAAGATAAACTCACATCCGCGTGGCCACAAAACAAATTGTAATAGGGTGCTTTTAAATCTGGGTTGCTTAGCAAACCAAAATCTGCCTACCACCAGATCACCAGtagtttcatattttatttaagatatatttaccATGTGCCAAGGCCAAACTTTCGGTCAACTTTTGCTTCTTCTCTATCTGGTTAGCTTGTGTATTATATGTTTCATTGTCTTCTAGATCATTCGgagttgcttcttcttcttgctctattgtattgttttagttttagttttttttttcgtttttagtTTTCTCTATGttcaattaaaaattttgatataaattttaacacTTACACATAAGAAAAAGGTTTGCATCCATCAAACTAAGCTAGATAGTGCATGCATAGATCTTAATTTGGTCCTCATTTTTATGGGCTCTTATTGTTAGAAAAACAATACATACTagagttttgaatttattttaataaaataaacatataaaaattatcatagcacaaaaatgtaatgattgcacAGATATGCATCCATatgatgtttgtttttatttatagtatCTGAAATTTATGATAGATCGACATTTTTTAATTGTCTGTAATTTATTGGTTTCTCATATTGTGGTAGGATACTAAACCAATTAAAATGATATAACATATTCGTCaattagtaatttttaattacATTAACCATTTGATGCATTTATTTATAACCTAAAATATCAATTATTatgtttatgtatattaataaatcaatctttccaaaataaaatattttatgttaaataaaatttacttatgttttaataaaataaatatatgtctttaagtttttataagataaaaatttttTGTGTCTACTTTCGAGGAAATATTAGattaaattatcaaatatatatgtgtgaacaatattaatcatcaaattatttaacatACATTGGCAAAATAACcttatatgttttaataaaacatttatagtttatattttgtatttttttttgggaactattttatattttgtatgtaaaatgatataataatatacatgaatatataatatttaaagtttgtatgctacattttaaataaatctgtTTCATTTTATTGTAAACAATGATTAGAGAATAGTCTGTTTATAGAATAATGGTAAGTTTGATTAgagaattatttaacaaaataaataatttaagttattatttttcacataaaaaatgttttgaattATGTGTTTGGATACATAGCTTTTCACCGACTGAAACTAAGATAGAAAAAAGTTtgagtaaaatatattaacccGAACTTTTAACCATATGTAAAACCCGgttctttttacatttttttatttttataattggcaCAAAGTAGAGATGGCAATCATGGATGTGGACCGCTGGCCTGGCCCGTAAAGGACTGTCATGGAACGGTATTGGGACGAGGTTTTTTAGGCCCGTATATTTTCCGGTCTCGTGGGACGTGTCTTTGCCGGACTGGGTCTTTTGCAGGATAGGCCGAAACGGATCATGCGGGATTACATGAACCCGTATATTTTTCTTCAATTCTTATTTTACCCGAAAAAAACGAGAAGGAGAGTGAGAAGAAAGCGATTCTTGTGATTTTTTCCCAGAAAACATGAGTTCCGGcgatgatgattcgagctccggCGATGACGGCTCCAGCTCCAGCAATGACGATTGGAGCTCTGGTGgagttttgatttggttttctctttttattacacacaactatgaattatttttattacaatgtgatatttcttgtttaagttgattgGTTTTATTTTCAGTACTGTGAAGTGgtgtttttcttaattaattaaatttaattacaatgGTGTTGTTTAAGAGAAAAGTTAGTTGTATATCACATCACTTGTATAGTTTGGCAAAATGTTTCAGAAATTTATTTGcaatccaaataattaaaaagagagatgGTTTGATGAAGACATACAATACTTGAgccaaattattacaaagacaataactcaatcagattcaaactTAACAAAAGCTTATGCTGATAACAAAAGAAGACTTTTAACTCAAGAATGCAAGCACTAACGGAGCTTTGTGACATTGATTTTGATAAGGCTTTTGTGAAGCTTAATGAGCTCTATTCAACTCTTTTACACAACTCTTCTACTTGAACATTCATGAAAAAAGCTGTAGCAGGCGGTTTGATAACGAGGCGTCCCGCGGAACGGTCCGCAAAGGCCTATATATTCTGTTGTACGGGTTTGAGCCATCATTTTGAAGACCGCAGCCCATGCGAGACATGCCCGCTGTGACCCGCTCGACGACTAACCCACCGCAGTACGGAACAAAACGGGATGGGTAAACCTGTTTGACATCTCTAGCACAAagttaatattgattaactaataaataaaaatatgcactattattatggtaatataattaatgatgtaaTGTATTATTGTggtaatataatttatgaagTTGTTAAGGTGAGTGAAAAAATTGGAATGACAATTAGTGTAATAACTTGTTAAAAGAAggttaaaataaatttgaagatTTTTTACCCACGACAAAGATATAGAGAAAAAATTTATAATGATATGACGaaacatattttatacttaACCCTAATTGATTAAAAGAATTCAACCAGagctaaataaaaacatttcgtttgttattttattggtttgattgttttgtttctggCTCCCAGCTTTGTAGCTTCCATCCATGTCAAACAACATTAAACAGAGGCTCTCATGCcttttttttccgtttgtggCCCTATTTCGGGACCTGCCCTGATGGTGTACCAAACTTAGATGTGACTTGAGTTGGAGTTGCCAAGCTGCATTTTCTTCGAAGCCTTATCACGAATTTAATAACCACACgtatatatctaaatatatatatatatatattttttttatgtaaccacgtatatatatatacattatgtgGAAAATGATGCGTTATAAGTGATGAAGATAATGGTTGCCGCACAGGTTAGGTTACGTACGTATTATAACCATGTGGCTCCTTCATGTTTTAGTActtcttttctgtttttgtaTATGGAGTTGCAACCTGTCAACACCAAGTCTAGTGTATTAGTACATGAACGTAGCGAACTATACGCCCCCATCACAAAATGTCATTACTAAGAGCTTCCTTAATCCTGATACCACCATATACCATATATGATATGGATACACCCAGGGGCGGATCTAGGACTACATTTAGATGGGGCAGATGACCTTTTTACAGTATGTCTAGTTTTTTAAGTGGGGCGGTTCTTAGATTTTATACTAGTTTctatatgaaaatttaaaatcagaCAGGGCTCGTGCCACCATAACGTTGCCTTTGTGTCGGCCCCGACACACCATCAGTGAGATCGATCCCCAAGCTGCAGCCAAGCACCGCCGTGTGACATCACTTAGCAGTACTAGAGAGTCTGCGATGTCAATGTTTTGGCGTTTATAAATTGGTAGATTAGGACTGTGATTTTGATTAAGGTCGACTGatttaatatatgtttcttAGACGTACATTCTTAAGAA is from Brassica napus cultivar Da-Ae chromosome A4, Da-Ae, whole genome shotgun sequence and encodes:
- the LOC106445342 gene encoding probable pectate lyase 4 translates to MTTLPYADVDCNLRALAGRAEGFGRFAVGGLHGDLYVVTSLADDGPGSLREGGRRREPLWIVFAVSGTIHLNSYLSVSSHKTIDGRGQRIKLTGKGIRLKECEHIIICNLEFEGGRGHDVDGIQIKPKSRHIWIDRCSLRDYDDGLIDITRQSTDITVSRCYFGQHDKTMLIGADPSHVDDRCIRVTIHHCFFDGTRQRHPRLRFGKVHLYNNYTRNWGIYAVCASVEAQVFSQCNIYEAGVKKKTFEYYPEKAPDREEVRAGLVRSENDLFLNGAQASLLTGAGGECVFHPSEHYPTWTVEPPSDTLKQIIQICTGWQSLSSPSDHGVPK